Part of the Enterobacter pseudoroggenkampii genome, ACTTCCGCTAGCAGCTGGCGTTTGACTCGCTGCTCCAGCAACGCTTCGAGTTCGTAAGAGGTGTCGAAGTGGTTTTCAACCGCGTTCTTAGACGAGTGGGTAACCAGGACGATTTCTTTGATCCCTGCAGCAACAATCTCATCGACAATGTACTGAATCATTGGCTTATCGACGATCGGCAGCATCTCTTTTGGAATGGCTTTTGTGGCTGGCAGCATATGCATGCCCAGACCTGCTACCGGAATGACTGCTTTCAAATTGATCATTATCTCTTCCACCTTAAAATGGTTGACGAAGTATAAACCGTGTCAGGAAAAATGCCTGATAAAGAAAGTCTACTGCGTCGAATGCAAATCACGTTTAGTTCAGAACGCTGATTACTTAAGTTCATTACGCTATAAGTGTGACCCAGAATCGTCAAAAACCCTATCAATAAAGAAGCCGTAGAGTCTGTTTCCGACAAATCCCAGATCAGCAGCCGCTATTCAGAAACGAACGTGATGTCATCTTTCTTCTCATGAACGAACTCATACTTCAACGTACGGTCCAGCCCTTGAGATAAGGTATAAGGCGCTTTAAAACCTGATGTGTGTACTTTCGTGGCATCAAATTGAGTGGTGGCACAGAATTTTTTGACACGAACGGAACTGATCGCATACTTTTTACCAGTCACTTTGCTAAGAATATCAAAACAAAAGCCACCAAGCATACCTAAAGGATAAGGGAGATGAACTGATGGGATTTTTTTGCTAAGGCTCTTTTCCACCTCAGCAACCAGCTGATTCATATTCAGATCGGGCTTATCGACATAATTGTATACATCGTAGCCAGGTTTGACGTTGCTCAATCGGAATTTGATAAACTCCACAATATTGCCGACATAAGCCATGGACTTGTAGTTAGTTCCGGCCCCCACCATTGCGAATTTGCCACCCGCAATTTGCTTAAGAAGATTGAAGACATTGCCACGATTGCGTTCACCAAAAATGACCGTTGGACGAACAATTGTCAGAGATCGCTCTTCTGGAGCTTTGTTGAACCATTCACGCAGCACCTCTTCCGCCTGCCACTTACTTTTACCATAGTGGTTAAAAGGATCGTGCGGGTGAGATTCGTCAGGATTGACTTTATTGAGACCATAAACAGCAACTGAGCTGGTAAAAATAATGTTCTTAACATTATTTTTTTCCATCGCTGCCAGTACATTACGTGTACCCTGAACGTTTACATCATAGTAGAGCGACGTTGGGCTGACATCATCACGATGCTCGGCGGCGAGCAATACCACCGTGTCGAAACCGGCAAGCGCCTGATCGAGTTGCTCCTGATTACGTACATCTCCGGAAACAGTAATCTCAGGGTAGAAATGGCTTTGCTGTTTGTCGAAGTTGGTGACATCAAACTCAGCCTTAGAAATCTCGATCAAACGAGTCCCAACGAAGCCGGACGCGCCAATAAACAAAACTTTATCGTTCATAAACCACTCAGTGCATTTGTGTTTGGCAAACCTCCGGTAATCTCTGCATTCCCTGAGGTATCGCTAATGATAAGACAGAACTGACGAAAATGTGGCACGGATTATAAACCCTAAAATCGCTGAGTTCAGTAACAAATTTTAGGGGTTACCGCGCACTCAATGAGATATGATGTCAAGACTTACTTCCTGAAGGAAGGAAGCGCAAAGTTCAGCCTTTCCACATTCACCACCTGCTGGTCGACACGGTCAATATCCACCGAGCTTTGCCCCTTCTCATTAACGGCTTTTATGTTCGCCAGCGACAGCAGCGTCTCGTCTTTCGCCATAAATTTACCCCGCACATCCTTGCGCAGGTCGAAGTTGATCTTCAGGGCGGGCCCTACAGCGGCTTCCTGCATCACATTGATGTTGCGTAAAAAAAGATGTTGCGGCTTGTTGTGCAGTTCAAGCGTAGCACGCTGCATATCCACGTTGGTTATCGCCACAAACGAGGTCGCGTTACCGGATGAAATCTGTATTCCACGCAATTTATAGGCAAGCTGGCGGTTATCGAGGCGAATATTGTTGAGCTTGAAGTTCTGCGGGATGGACAAATAATCGCCTTTTATCACCCCATAGCCAATTAACATTCCGGCACTGTTCACCATATCGACATTATCAATAATGAAATTATCACAGCCATAAATGGCCACCGTGGCGTTGTCTATTCCCGCCTTTTTACTGAAGTCGGGAGTAATATTTTTGGCCTTAATATTGCGGATAACAAAATGTTTGCCGTTTTCAACATGCACCAGCTGGCGACAGTTGCTGCCGGTAATGTTGGCCACCACGAAGTTCTTGACGGTTTGCTTCTCCGGATAGTCATTATCGTAGGTGCTGCCGGCGAGGCCAATGCCGATGCCCCAGTTGATCTTGCCGTTGGTGCAGTTGATGTTGTCGATGACATGATCGGAGATCAGGATATTGCGATCGTTGATGGCGACGTTCCACTCGATCGCATCGCCCTGCAGGTGACTAAATTTGCTGTTGGTGATGCGCGCTCCGTCCACCTGGTTATGGAAACCCTGACGCAGGATGGCGTAGTTGGCCTGGCTTACGCTGATGTTATCAATCAGCAAATTGCGCATCACGCTGGGTTTCTTGCCGCCGATGTAGATCTGCGTCACCGGGCCAAACCCGCTCATGGCCAGCCCTTTGATAACGCAGTCAGAGCCGCGAACGTCGAGCGTAATGTTCTCCGTGCGGCCCCCTCCTTCACCTATCACTTTGCTGCCTTCCTGAAGCACAAAGCGGCCGCGCCCGTTACCGGTTAACGCCCCGCGGATCAGCAGCGTTTTACCGTCGGGAATGAAAATACCCGTGTTGATGTTTTCGCAGGTGAGCCCGGCAGGGACCACAACCGTGTCGCCATCAGTAAACGCCTGCTTAAAGGCGGCGATCCAGTCGTTGTTATTGTACTGATTAACAGAGACCGTTTTTCCAGCAGCCGCTCGCGCAATGCGTGACGACAGCAGCGGCGTGGCCGCCAGAACGGACAGAGAAGAGACAAAGGTGCGTCGGGTAATCTTTTTCAGCATACATCCTCGGCGTTACAACGTTTGCAGCAGGCTCGCTAACTGGCGATTAATCACCTGCTGGTTAAAATCGGTTTCAACTTTTTGCCGTGCATTATGAAGCAAGGGCTCTAGCGTCTGCTGGTCGATGTCGCTGAAGGCAGCTAATCGGTCCGCAAGGGCTATCGCGTTATTCTCCGGCACCAGCCAGCCGGAATGGTCAGACTTAATCAGCTCCGGGATCCCGCTGTGCAGGGTCGATACCACAGGAATACCTACGGCCATCGCCTCCATCAGCGCCACCGGAATGCCTTCCATATCACCATCGGCACCCGTTACGGAGGGCAGCAGAAACACATCTGCCTCGTCGAGCATGGCCTTGACCTCGTGGCTCGGCTTGAAGCCGGGCATCTCTACGACATCTTCCAGCTGATACTGTTCGATAAGCGTGCGCAGACGACGCTCCCACGGCCCAATCCCGAGAATGCGGTAGTGGAAATCCACCCCGCGCGCTTTCAGCTGGCGGCAGGCTTCAATCGCCACATGCAGCCCTTTCTTCTCGGTCAGACGCGCGACGGAGATGATCTGCAGCGGTGTTCCCGGCACCTTTACAGGACGACGCGTGAAGCGCGTTAAATCCACGCCCATACGCGAAACGGCAATTTTCTCTCCCGGACAGCCCATGTTTTTCAGCCGTCCGGCCCACAGGTCGCTGATCGGCAGCATCATGTCGCCGCGTCGGAAAAGCTGCTGATACTCCGGGGTGTAGTGGTTAAGCACTTCACGGCTGGAGATGTCGATACCGTGGAAGATGGTCGCAATTTTACCGTCAATCACCCCCAGTTCACGCAGCTTCGCGGCGGTGACGCCCGCCGGGCCAAAGTGGGCGATAAACACGTCGGCACGATACGGCTGCGCCGTTTGCCCGCAGATGGCCGACAGGATCAGATTGCGTGACTCCGCCCCATAGCGGGAAACATTCAGCGCCCGCCACGTCGATGCGCGGTGGATCCCGCGTAAGGTCTGGCTGGCCCGGTGGCGCAGCTTGCTCAGCTTCCCGGACGGCTCATCCTGCAGCCAGCGGGTTTTCGCCTCCAGCCCATACTGGGTATACGCCGCATGGGTGTTTTGGGTATCGCCCTTTTGCAGGGCGATAATCTCCACGTCATATCCCATATCGATAAACGCGGTGATTTGGTTCAGAACAAACGTTTCGGACGACAGCGGAAATTTCAGTAAGAAGAAACCAACCTTCATTTCCCCTCCCGTACGCGATCGAGTACCGATTTCACCATCCCAATGCCCTTCTCGCGCTCGGCTTTCACCGCCACCGCCAGACGTTCATTGATCGCAGGCAGTTGGCCGAGCGTGTCCCCCACCATCGCACCGAGCGATCCGTCCAGCAGATGACGAATATCCACCGCCATTTCCGGCATACCGAGTTGCTGCATAATCCCGGCGGACTTGTGCTCATAGTTAATGGCAATGGCCGGCGTGCCGAAGTTCATGGAGATAATGGCGGAGTGCAGACGGGTGCCCACCGTCAGGTCGCAGGCGGAGAGCAGCTTGCCCATCTCCAGGTCGTTCAGTTCGTCCATCACCACGTGATAGCGGGACGGATCGTTCACAAGATTGCGCAGGTTCAGCGCCACCATACGGTCGTCTTTGTTGTAACTGTCGATACCGGTGCAGGTTGAGAGCGCCAGCACCTGGTAACCGCTGTCCAGCACGCGGTTCACCACGTCGGCGAAGGCTTTCTCATACGCCGCCTGCGTCGTGCCTAAACGTTTATCAAAGGGCGCCAGCTCGCGCAGGGTGATTGCGACGGTTTTCTGTTTCGCCGCCACGTCGAGCCAGTGCTGCACCGCGTAGCTCGCCTGGAAGCTGTCTTCCTGGTGATCCACCAGCCAGGCGGTGTCCACGCCGTGCTCAACTTTCGACGTGTCAATTTCGCTGCGCTTCATCATGTCGAGGCTGACCGACTCGCGCAGGATCAACGCATCGCAGTGGCCAAACACATAGTTCGCCAGCTGGTTAAACTGCGGATCCTGGAATGGCCCGACGCTGTGGCCAATCATAAACAGCGGTTTTTTCGCCATGAACGTGCACAGCGCATGCTCAAACTGCGGCACGCCGTAGAGATCGACGAAGAACGAACCGCCGACCTGGATAATGGCGTCATAGCCGGACAGCAGGCGAACAAAGTCGGTAAAGCCCTGCGCGATAGCGATGTTGCGCAGCTTGCCGGTATCGGTCACACGGGAAAGCAGCACCTGGTGCTGATAGCGACGACGCAGCACTTTCTTCACGCGGCCCATCACGCCCGCGGCGTTGTTATGCTGTTTCATCTGGCTGTAGAGCGGGTCGCCCATCACCGGGCGGTTCAGTAACCAGGATGAGCTGACCGGATAACGGCTCATCACGTCCACTTCGGTCTCAGGCTTAAGGGTGTTAATTGCATCCAGTAAACCGCGCAGGATGGCGCTGTCGCCACGGTTGCCGCAGGTGTGGTTGCCAAGAATTAATAATTTCATAATGGCCTCTTAAATAACTAGCCTGCGCGAAGCAGCGTTTTCATTTTTTCGTTACGGCAAAACTGGCGCTTCATCTCTACCACCAGCGCATTGCGAGAAAGTACGATCATCACGACGAAGGCCAGCGCCCCCGCGGCAACCTGCACCGCCAGCAGCGCGGCCAGCGGCAGATGGCCGCTGAGGATGATGCCCAGGCCGTAGCTCACCGCCAGGGTTGGCAATGAGAGATAGAACGGCAGCCACAGGCTCAGGATGTACTGACGGTAGCTGGAACCCAGCACCGGCTTGATCATGATGAAGTAGCTCAGAACGGTATTGACGATCTGCACCAGCAGGAAGCCCAGCGTCACGCCGATGGCGCCCGCCATATGCCCGCCGACGATAATCGCCGGAATAAACAGGAAGGTTTTGAACACGTTGAACTTAAAGCTGATGTCCACGCGCGCTTTTGCCATCAGCAGGGACCCAATTGGATTCCCCACGGAGCGCAGCAGCCCTACCACGCACAGCAGCTGCAGGATCGGAATGATACCGTTCCACTTTTCACCAAACACCAGCGGCACGAAGTTGCTGGACACCACCATCAGCCCCAGCAGCACCGGGAAGTTAATAATCCCCACCACGGAAAGCAGCTTGTAGAAGTTGACGCGCAGCTTCTCGGTGTCGTCCTGGATCTTGGCAAACGCCGGGAACAGGACGCGGGTGATAATAGGGTTCAGCTTCATCGGCGGCACCACCGCGACGTTGTAGGCCAGGTTGTAGCCCCCCGCCACGCTCGCGCCAAGAATACGCGCCAGCACCAGCGTCGACAGGTTGGTATTCACATAGTTGATGATGCTGTCCGCCGTCAGCCACGCGCCAAAGCGCAGGTTGGACGAGACGGACGCCAGCGAGAAATGCAGCCCCGGACGGTAGATCTTGCGGCCAAAGTAGCCGAACAGCAGCGTACGTACGGCAGAGTTAACCAGGTATCCCAGAATAGCGGTCATCGCCAGCGGCCAGAAATGGGCGCTCACCACGGTGAAGGTAAAGCCCGCCAGAACGGCGCTGGTCTCAATCATGCCGATCTTGTTGAACTCAAGCTCTTTCTGCATCAGCGCGCGGAACTGCTGTCCGTGCGGGATCACCACGAAAGCAAACGACAGCGTGCGCATCAGCGGAGCGAGATCCGGGTTGTGCAGCACGCTGGCGATGGTATCGCTCAGCAGGAACACCAGCACAAACACGAAAATCCCCAGCCCCACGTTCAGCCAGTAGAGCGTGGTCAGCTCCAGATGGCTAATCTCTTTGCGCTGGATAATCGAGTTGGCGATACCAAAATCAGACAGCGTATCGGCCAGCGCGATAATCACCAGCGAGACGGTCAGCAGGCCGAACTGGTGATTATCGATAATGCGCGCCAGCACGGTCATCTGCACCAGACCGAGGCCAATGATGACGATGGTCGCCATCGCTGACCACTTCGCCCCGCTGATGGTTTTTTCACGTAAGCTCATCTTAGTACGCCGCTTTGTTCACGAAACCTTTGAAGATGGTCAGAAAAACAATCTTGATATCGAACCAGATGCTCCATTCGCGGATGTACTCCAGATCGAATTCGATACGTTTTTCCATTTTTTCCAGCGTGTCGGTTTCGCCGCGCCAGCCGTTGATCTGCGCCCAACCGGTGATGCCCGGCTTCACCTTATGGCGCAGCATGTAGCCCTCAATCAGCGAGCGATACTGCTCGTTGTGCGCCACCGCGTGCGGACGCGGGCCAACAATCGACATGCCGCCGGTAAAGACGTTGATAAACTGCGGCAGTTCATCCAGCGAGGTGCGGCGCAGGAAGTTCCCCACGCGGGTCACGCGCGGATCGTTCTGCGTTGCCTGGGTCACCACTTTGTCGTTTTCCATCACCTTCATGGAGCGGAACTTCCACACCATAATCGGCTTGCCGTCCATACCGTAGCGGGTCTGGCGGAAGATAACCGGGCCGGGAGAGCTCAGCTTCACCGCCAGGGCAATGCAGCACAGAACAGGCGAAATCAGCAGCAGGATCAGTGAAGAGAGCACGATATCTTCCACGCGCTTCAGCACGCGGTTAATGCCCGACAGCGGCGTGTCGTATAGCGGTACCACCGGCACGCCGTTCACCTCTTCAATGCGGGAGTGAAGGATGTTGAAGGTAAACACGTCCGGGATCAGGATCACGGAGCAGGTGGTGTCCGCCAGCTCGCGCATCAGTTGCTTAATGCGGGATTCGTCTCTCATCTGCATGGCAATGTAGACGTTGTGAATTTTGCCGGCTTTCGCGTCTTCAATAAGCTGGTCGTAATTACCCGCCCAGTCCGCAGGCACGCCACCCGGCTTCGCGTCGTGATAGATCCCCACCACTTCAAAACCTAACCACGGCTCTTTGCGGAAGCTGTCGAGCAGTACCTTCCCGACCGGCAGATCGCCCGCCACGGCAACGAAGCGACGGTTATAACCCCGGTTACGCAGCCAGCCCGCACCAAAGCGGATCAGGGAGCGGCACACCACCATGCCGACGCTGGTTAACAGATACCAGCAGAGATAGGTGACGAGGCGATTGTCAAAATCATGGCTGAATGCCACCAGGCCTGCGCTGAAGATCAGGCTCAAGGTCCAGT contains:
- a CDS encoding NAD-dependent epimerase/dehydratase family protein codes for the protein MNDKVLFIGASGFVGTRLIEISKAEFDVTNFDKQQSHFYPEITVSGDVRNQEQLDQALAGFDTVVLLAAEHRDDVSPTSLYYDVNVQGTRNVLAAMEKNNVKNIIFTSSVAVYGLNKVNPDESHPHDPFNHYGKSKWQAEEVLREWFNKAPEERSLTIVRPTVIFGERNRGNVFNLLKQIAGGKFAMVGAGTNYKSMAYVGNIVEFIKFRLSNVKPGYDVYNYVDKPDLNMNQLVAEVEKSLSKKIPSVHLPYPLGMLGGFCFDILSKVTGKKYAISSVRVKKFCATTQFDATKVHTSGFKAPYTLSQGLDRTLKYEFVHEKKDDITFVSE
- the wcaM gene encoding colanic acid biosynthesis protein WcaM, which gives rise to MLKKITRRTFVSSLSVLAATPLLSSRIARAAAGKTVSVNQYNNNDWIAAFKQAFTDGDTVVVPAGLTCENINTGIFIPDGKTLLIRGALTGNGRGRFVLQEGSKVIGEGGGRTENITLDVRGSDCVIKGLAMSGFGPVTQIYIGGKKPSVMRNLLIDNISVSQANYAILRQGFHNQVDGARITNSKFSHLQGDAIEWNVAINDRNILISDHVIDNINCTNGKINWGIGIGLAGSTYDNDYPEKQTVKNFVVANITGSNCRQLVHVENGKHFVIRNIKAKNITPDFSKKAGIDNATVAIYGCDNFIIDNVDMVNSAGMLIGYGVIKGDYLSIPQNFKLNNIRLDNRQLAYKLRGIQISSGNATSFVAITNVDMQRATLELHNKPQHLFLRNINVMQEAAVGPALKINFDLRKDVRGKFMAKDETLLSLANIKAVNEKGQSSVDIDRVDQQVVNVERLNFALPSFRK
- the wcaL gene encoding colanic acid biosynthesis glycosyltransferase WcaL, which translates into the protein MKVGFFLLKFPLSSETFVLNQITAFIDMGYDVEIIALQKGDTQNTHAAYTQYGLEAKTRWLQDEPSGKLSKLRHRASQTLRGIHRASTWRALNVSRYGAESRNLILSAICGQTAQPYRADVFIAHFGPAGVTAAKLRELGVIDGKIATIFHGIDISSREVLNHYTPEYQQLFRRGDMMLPISDLWAGRLKNMGCPGEKIAVSRMGVDLTRFTRRPVKVPGTPLQIISVARLTEKKGLHVAIEACRQLKARGVDFHYRILGIGPWERRLRTLIEQYQLEDVVEMPGFKPSHEVKAMLDEADVFLLPSVTGADGDMEGIPVALMEAMAVGIPVVSTLHSGIPELIKSDHSGWLVPENNAIALADRLAAFSDIDQQTLEPLLHNARQKVETDFNQQVINRQLASLLQTL
- the wcaK gene encoding colanic acid biosynthesis pyruvyl transferase WcaK, producing the protein MKLLILGNHTCGNRGDSAILRGLLDAINTLKPETEVDVMSRYPVSSSWLLNRPVMGDPLYSQMKQHNNAAGVMGRVKKVLRRRYQHQVLLSRVTDTGKLRNIAIAQGFTDFVRLLSGYDAIIQVGGSFFVDLYGVPQFEHALCTFMAKKPLFMIGHSVGPFQDPQFNQLANYVFGHCDALILRESVSLDMMKRSEIDTSKVEHGVDTAWLVDHQEDSFQASYAVQHWLDVAAKQKTVAITLRELAPFDKRLGTTQAAYEKAFADVVNRVLDSGYQVLALSTCTGIDSYNKDDRMVALNLRNLVNDPSRYHVVMDELNDLEMGKLLSACDLTVGTRLHSAIISMNFGTPAIAINYEHKSAGIMQQLGMPEMAVDIRHLLDGSLGAMVGDTLGQLPAINERLAVAVKAEREKGIGMVKSVLDRVREGK
- the wzxC gene encoding colanic acid undecaprenyl disphosphate flippase WzxC, with product MSLREKTISGAKWSAMATIVIIGLGLVQMTVLARIIDNHQFGLLTVSLVIIALADTLSDFGIANSIIQRKEISHLELTTLYWLNVGLGIFVFVLVFLLSDTIASVLHNPDLAPLMRTLSFAFVVIPHGQQFRALMQKELEFNKIGMIETSAVLAGFTFTVVSAHFWPLAMTAILGYLVNSAVRTLLFGYFGRKIYRPGLHFSLASVSSNLRFGAWLTADSIINYVNTNLSTLVLARILGASVAGGYNLAYNVAVVPPMKLNPIITRVLFPAFAKIQDDTEKLRVNFYKLLSVVGIINFPVLLGLMVVSSNFVPLVFGEKWNGIIPILQLLCVVGLLRSVGNPIGSLLMAKARVDISFKFNVFKTFLFIPAIIVGGHMAGAIGVTLGFLLVQIVNTVLSYFIMIKPVLGSSYRQYILSLWLPFYLSLPTLAVSYGLGIILSGHLPLAALLAVQVAAGALAFVVMIVLSRNALVVEMKRQFCRNEKMKTLLRAG
- the wcaJ gene encoding undecaprenyl-phosphate glucose phosphotransferase, which codes for MTNLKKRERARTNASLISMVQRFSDITIMVGGLWAVCRISGLPFLYMHLLMALIALVVFQMIGGMTDFYRSWRGVKMTTELMLLLQNWTLSLIFSAGLVAFSHDFDNRLVTYLCWYLLTSVGMVVCRSLIRFGAGWLRNRGYNRRFVAVAGDLPVGKVLLDSFRKEPWLGFEVVGIYHDAKPGGVPADWAGNYDQLIEDAKAGKIHNVYIAMQMRDESRIKQLMRELADTTCSVILIPDVFTFNILHSRIEEVNGVPVVPLYDTPLSGINRVLKRVEDIVLSSLILLLISPVLCCIALAVKLSSPGPVIFRQTRYGMDGKPIMVWKFRSMKVMENDKVVTQATQNDPRVTRVGNFLRRTSLDELPQFINVFTGGMSIVGPRPHAVAHNEQYRSLIEGYMLRHKVKPGITGWAQINGWRGETDTLEKMEKRIEFDLEYIREWSIWFDIKIVFLTIFKGFVNKAAY